A window of Poecilia reticulata strain Guanapo linkage group LG23, Guppy_female_1.0+MT, whole genome shotgun sequence genomic DNA:
TGTTACTGCAGTAAGTGGGTTCAACGTTGTGCTATTACTGTTTTACATTCAGGGTAAGAGACAGTAAAGTCTCTGTCACAGCAATGCCAAAACTATTGTTTTTGCTCcgtaaaagaaaatacaaccGAAATTCTTTGAAATTTGGAGAAAACTGTTGAGAGGATATGCAGCTTTGATGTTTTCacagcacacaaaaaaagaaaaaatagctgaAGCTGCAACAAAAGCACTTTGCAGTTGATTCCAGCTCAACATCagcatgtttttcaaaatctatCAAGACATTGTAGTTGAAAGTAAACATCACAGGTAGCAGTTCTGGATTGGCTGTAGcacattcagaaaacaaaaccaaactccTATATGGCAGCACTCATCTCAAAGAATAACACTCTTCATGTAGGAGTCTAAAGTTGCAAGATGAAGCTAGAGTTTTAAACCAACACAATCTGAAAAACTTAGCTTCTTAGAGAAGGGATgggttttaactttaaatcctGTCCTGTGAAGCCTTTTCTGCTCTGACCTcgctttgtttttcctcctcaggATTCAAAGGGTTCAGAGGCAGAGAGCAAAAACCCCCTGAAGCCTCAACTCAGAGAATCGGCATGTAAGTCATCTCTTCCTGTCATGTCTGCAATAATATATGACTGAAGGTGAATCACCTTAGATCAAAGTGTGATCCTTGTACAAACTGTTGTATTTACAACTCCTGCAGCTGTGAGATGCCAAACAGTTCATGTATGCAccataaaacattcatttttatttagtctgaGCTCAAATCTTCAGtctaatgaaatgtttgtttttgcagacgTCAGTCGAAAACGTCTCTGTCTTGTGTGGCGATGAGCCGAGACTCCCCGTGATGCAAAGTGAAGAAGGATTCTGGTTCCAGTCCCCTCTCCTCCAGGGCCTCTCTGAGACGGACCGGCGGCTCCAGGTAGTACTGCATGGAGGAGAGACGAGGACAGAATGCTAGAAATTGATCTTGGCTCAGAGGTGAGGAAGTCTAGACTTAAATTATATTACCAGTTGAACCTCATACTACatccatgaaaaaaaatggcagGGTTTGTATACGTAAGGAAACGTATCTAGATAAAATGTAGATAAAGAGATATAGTCTACATAAAATCTAGATTATATCTCGAGACAAAGACAATCTAGAAAATATCTAGATATAATCTAGATAATATCTCGAGATAAAGCTATAATCTAGATATTATCTAGATAAAAtctagatatatatatatagtctaGATAAAATCTAGATAATATCTCGAGATAAAGATATAATCTAGAAAACATCTAGATCAAATGTAGATAGAGATAATCTagaaaaaatctagaaaatacGTAGAGATTATCTGGATTTTATCTAGATTAAAAACTAGATATATAGTTgataaaatctggatttttttaaaatctagatATAATCTAGATAAAATCTAGATAAAGACATATAATCTagatattcagattttatcatTATCTCCAGATAAAATCTCATCTAGAGATGAGATTTTATCTAGATACTAAGATCTCATCTCCTTTTAACAGAGTGGCAGAAACGGGCTTCCATACCCTTTAATAACTGACCAGTGTTGAGTATAAAACACTGGTCAGTGTTTTATCCTGACCAGTGTTTTATGCTTACTAGTAAAATTTCAGTAAAACGACCAAATATCTGCCAAAAATTCATAAGATTAgattaatagatttttaaacagatgaaaatgGGGATCtggaaaagtcagaaattttaatAGAACACCAGTTTAACTTTCCTTGCTGCTGGAATTTAACTTCAACCAATTAATCCTTGAAAGCTGTAGGAGAGCAGCATATGATGctatttatagaaaaataaactagtCAGTGTAGGAAAGAGGCCAAAAAATCCCTTACCTGGGCCTGTTGTGTGTTAACTAATGTATCTGAACTTGCAATAGGACAACCTGAAGGCTGTGGTAAAGATCAGGATTACTGGCTTACAGAGTTCAGCTGAGTCACAAAGCTTACTGAGGTTTAAGATCATGCAACACTGCCTGATGTTCCTGTCTCATTTATCTAAATGTCTAGTATTTGTCAGATGGTTTCATTTTTGACATCATTTGAGCTCAAAGTCTTAAAGTGAACTAGACTAAGCAGCAGCACCACTGAGAATCagaatgtgaatatttttcacagGAAGAAAAAGCCACAAGAAACTAACAGCAACCTTTTCTTTATTCAGTGTGCATTGTTGACTCAggttttaatttatgttaatttattttttttccgtTGTCTGGAAATTATAGTTTTTGTTCTACACAGGAAGGTCACTGGTGCTGCACTGTAATCTTAAACTCAAGTCCTTCCTCCATTTCAGGGGAGGAAGGACTTGAGTTTAAGATAGAAATCTATGGTTTCATACTAAACACTGGTCAGTTATTAGAGGGTTCCCACATAGTGTTgaaagaaattgtatttttaagtctCAAATTAtatctaaatattgttttctttctcagtgTCGTACGAGGTAGAACTGGTTATATAATTTAAGTCTAGACTTCCTCACTTCTGAGCCAAGACCAATTTCTACCATCCTAAGAAATGGTTGACATTTAATTTACTCTAAATTGTGTTTACACTGTTTGAAGGCAAGGCTGCTTCTATTTTAACTTAAGACGTTACATGTAGTGACTCCTGCTGTCTCTTTTCTAACATCCTACCTCATAGGCGAGAGCGAAGGTCCCCCAGTGTACGGCTACAGACTGTTTGGCCTGAAGGTCCTGATGAATCTGAACAGCCTCTTCTGGATCCACATGCTGTCCCTTCATCACATCCCTGAAAACCCAACAGGAAATGACAGAAGTCCTGCTTAATGctcattaaaatgatgaaactgaACATTAAGATATTTTTGTATACATGTGTATGAAAGAAGACCTTAAACCGAGTACCACTGGCTACACATTGGTATAGTTAGCAAGTGTTGGATTACGCTACTGCACTAAAATATGAACTTGTAACAGAGGTTTCAGTGAATTTATCTGCTTCTGCACATATTAAATAACTTCATATGAAACACATAAGTATTCCCCAGAAGTGTGTTAAAACATGAAACTCTTTGTGCCTGATCTGCTGTGTGGGTGAGAGGTAAGTGCCTCTCTACCTGGGCAGGTACGCTCCAATTGGGATTGCTGCGAGGTCGAATGGCCCAAAGCGGCGTCCGATCTCCTGGAAGGACGGACAGTAGCCTGTGTCGCCGGCGAAGAAGAATCGATGGTTGGGACCCAAAACAGACCAGCTACTCCATAAAGACTGAAAAGATATAAATCGTTAAATGGCTACAATTNNNNNNNNNNNNNNNNNNNNNNNNNNNNNNNNNNNNNNNNNNNNNNNNNNNNNNNNNNNNNNNNNNNNNNNNNNNNNNNNNNNNNNNNNNNNNNNNNNNNNNNNNNNNNNNNNNNNNNNNNNNNNNNNNNNNNNNNNNNNNNNNNNNNNNNNNNNNNNNNNNNNNNNNNNNNNNNNNNNNNNNNNNNNNNNNNNNNNNNNNNNNNNNNNNNNNNNNNNNNNNNNNNNNNNNNNNNNNNNNNNNNNNNNNNNNNNNNNNNNNNNNNNNNNNNNNNNNNNNNNNNNNNNNNNNNNNNNNNNNNNNNNNNNNNNNNNNNNNNNNNNNNNNNNNNNNNNNNNNNNNNNNNNNNNNNNNNNNNNNNNNNNNNNNNNNNNNNNNNNNNNNNNNNNNNNNNNNNNNNNNNNNNNNNNNNNNNNNNNNNNNNNNNNNNNNNNNNNNNNNNNNNNNNNNNNNNNNNNNNNNNNNNNNNNNNNNNNNNNNNNNNNNNNNNNNNNNNNNNNNNNNNNNNNNNNNNNNNNNNNNNNNNNNNNNNNNNNNNNNNNNNNNNNNNNNNNNNNNNNNNNNNNNNNNNNNNNNNNNNNNNNNNNNNNNNNNNNNNNNNNNNNNNNNNNNNNNNNNNNNNNNNNNNNNNNNNNNNNNNNNNNNNNNNNNNNNNNNNNNNNNNNNNNNNGTAAAAGCGAGAACATGAAAGATCTTCGAACCTGTTCCACTGTGCAGGGGGGTCCTCTGTATCGTTTGGGTCCCATGAACTGAAGAAATGATGCTCTCTGGCTGAAAATGGGGTCAGTCAGGATGTTGACCCCCTCCATTTCGACCAGAACTGTAGCGTGGCCCAGCCAGGTGACCCTCATACCAGCAGGAGAGTCCAACGCTTCTGGATTCTGGACAAAGTAGGGCTCCAATACTGGGAGTTCACTGTCCAGGACCTGTGGGAAGAGCAGGGAGGACAGTAGAAACTTAGAccgatttaaaaaatatatatatatattaaacatgCTCATCTTTCAAcctatatatttttgtatttgtaagtGTTAACAGCTAAATACTAGAGAGTCTGCTAAGAAAACTCAGAGGACAACGATCTTGCAGCTAAAAGGTTCTTTAACAAAGTTTTGCCTCAGtggggttgaatacaaatggaTGTCAGATTTTTTGTGCTCCTAAGTTATCAGATAAAGTCCAATAAATAGACAATATACAGACAACTGGTGCAAATAAAGAATTCAATGTTTGTTGTTATGCTGCGTGAAATCAGCCTTTAAGGCCAGATAATCCCTCAATGAACGCAGCAAAGTTTCCAGAAGCAGCTATAAATAACAGCATGTTGGCTCAGGGCTGTGAAAGATGAGCTTGTGATACTAATTATTACAGCAGAGCATAAATGTGAGCMCTGCAGACTTGGTTCTTCTTTCTCTAGTCCACTAATAAAACAtcgttattttttaaaaagtatctgAATTATCTACAGTCAAATAAAGTGACTTGCAGGTTTTAACATCCAAGTGGTTTCCTACCTCTTTGCTTGTTGGCACACTGCTGTGATTTTTATCCAGCACCAGAAATCTGAACAGCATAGAATAGGAAGGAAAGCGCCATGTTGGCCAGGGGTTTGTCCAGCGACCATGTTTGTCCCGACAGGACTTYGTCACCTCCTCCTGCATTCRAAAACAAAACACACCTGAGATACAGYGTGACATTTATTTGAACTCTGAAGAGACTTGAATGTTGGGCGTTGGTGAGCAGAAGGAGGAGRRTCGTTACCTCCAGTCGGTAGTCCAGACGGAAACTCTTACGGGAAGAGCGGGAGGAACTGCTCTTCCTCGGTGTTCGAGGATCCACCTTTCCACCTTCGGCACCTTGAGGCAAATCACcatccttaagaaaataaataaataaatWCAAAGAGCGATTTAAAAAGCATGCAAGTGCTGAGAATTTAGCACCAAAATCAGCAGAAACTCATCCAgacatgcaacatttttcagGATAAAAGTGTTGACGGTTACCTCCACCAGGCCTGTTGTCTCTTCCAGCTCTGCTCTGTCTGAGGATTTTGGTATCTCCATGTTTCTACCAGCAACACATCTGTAACAGCACACAGAAACAAGTTCACGCTTTATCAATCTACTGAATCAGTTTTTCCGCCTTGCTCAAAAgtacagcacacacacagtaacattACTACACCTTCACACCGCTGACTCATTTACCTCGACTGGAACGATAACAGTCGACAGTTGAGCTGTAATACTTTGCATGTATATTATTACCAGTTCAGTATCCAAATGAAACCTGCTATTTGGTGAAACCACCTAACTGCTTCCACTCAAATTCAGAAACCTGCCGGTGTTAAAAGTCAACGTCTGCCTCAGTTGTTAAATCTGTACTGTTGCTGAAGTTGGGAGCAGCAATTGAAGAAGCAATGAATTACCCAACAGCTTTGGCAGTTGGTGATATTTTGCAATGGTGACTGGTCAATAACTCGTCTGCAAATGTCGAACACAAAGTAATTCGGGAGAAAAATACTTCAGGCAAACACAGATTGTCCTCCAGTCCCaagttcatatttaaaaaaaaaaaaaaagtgatgttcATTGATGCTGTCCGTCCAAtctgactgaaataaaacttttgtaaaaaaaaaaaaaaaaagcatccacaAATTTCAATCAATATCTTGGATGCATCACTTTCCTGCCACTGTAaaattttgcacaattttgtgTTGATCCATCACCGTTAATCTGGACCCAGGTTGCAAAGAAGAATCGTTACAAACTTCACTCTCCAGACAGTCAATGCATGATGGAgacatacaaaaatatatatatgcttGTGATGTGAAATGTGGCTTAACAGAGTATTGAAAAAATACAGCTCAACAATAATGTCAACTTCTACATTATGCACAATTTAATGTTGGTACATaacttaaaatccaaataaaatgcattaaatagTGTGTTTGTATGTGGATTTGACTTCTACATGTGTAAGTACTTTTGGAGCTACTTACACAGTTCTGGACTAGACAAAATGCACTCCAAACTTCAGGAAAAGCGTGCACAACACTTTGAAGGAGTTGCTCATTTTGAGTGAGCACCCAAGCAAGTCTAATCAAAGCCTCACACgctataatgttattttctacACTCCCCAAAACACCACTCAATGTTTTCTACACACCCTTGCAACTGAAAAGGAAACACCCGTGTTGCATTAGAGAAGACGCACTTATATGCTGAACATAAGCACTCTATGTGAAGACATGAACACAGGAAATGCAACCAAAGCCTCGGACAACACTTTCCCTCTCCATGCCTTTAGGCTACAGCATCCTGCTGATGCACTCAG
This region includes:
- the LOC103459307 gene encoding N-acyl-phosphatidylethanolamine-hydrolyzing phospholipase D-like; translation: MESVFLKYMQIFAYNRKFNHASSPRKFVNLVGLNCLQVSIRWSTSGCVAGRNMEIPKSSDRAELEETTGLVEDGDLPQGAEGGKVDPRTPRKSSSSRSSRKSFRLDYRLEEEVTKSCRDKHGRWTNPWPTWRFPSYSMLFRFLVLDKNHSSVPTSKEVLDSELPVLEPYFVQNPEALDSPAGMRVTWLGHATVLVEMEGVNILTDPIFSQRASFLQFMGPKRYRGPPCTVEQVRRSFSLWSSWSVLGPNHRFFFAGDTGYCPSFQEIGRRFGPFDLAAIPIGAYLPRDVMKGQHVDPEEAVQIHQDLQAKQSVAVHWGTFALAYEYYLEPPVRLREALEERGLEPESFFTLHHGESRLIATQDRDVFD